The Pelagibacterium halotolerans B2 nucleotide sequence ACCGATCGTTCTTCTCGACGAACCCACCGCCGGGCTCGACAGGGAGACCGAGTTGGCCCTGCTCGCCGATTTCCCCAACGCGCTGGCCGGCCGCACTGTGCTTTTGGCCACACACGCCCTGCTGCCCGAAAACACCCGGTTCCGCCGGCTGGCGCTGACGGACCGGACCCTGCGCGAGGCCGATCAGCCGCAATAAGTCTCGAGCCGCTCGATATCGGGGATAACAAATCTGCGGTTGTTCTCGACAGCGATCACCCCCGCCTTGCGCAGCTTGGTCAATTGCCGCGATACGGTCTCGATGGTCAGCCCGAGAAAATCGGCGATATCGGCGCGACTGAGCGGCAGATCGAACTCGGCATCGCCCCGCTCTCCCAGCTCGCGCTGGATCTGGGCCACCGGATCGATATGGGTGGCGATGAGGAACAGGAAGCTCGCGACCTTTTCTTCCGCCGTCTTGCGGCCCAGCGTCACCATCCAGTCCCGCGCCTCGTCGAGTTCGCGCAGCGTCTGCTCGTGCAGCCGGTGCTCGAGCGCCGGATTGGCCGCCATGATCGCTTCGAGCGCCACTTTCGGGATGCGGCACAATTCGACATCGGACGCCGCCTCGGCGGTCAACCGGCTCTGCCTGCCATAAAGCCGACCCAGAAAGTCCGGAGCAAATTGCAGGCCCACCACCTGCTGGCGCCCGTCTTCGAGCATCTTGGTGAGCTTGACCACCCCCGTCATCACATTGGCGTAAGTGGTGACGTCGGCATCGTCGGCGATCAATTCGCTCCCCGCCTCCTGACGCACCATGCGGGTGTGCTTTGAGAGTTCGAGCAATTGATCGGGTTCAAGCACCCCGCACAATCCGCGATGGCGCACCTCGCAATTGCGGCACAGCACCGGCGTCTGCGAATTGTGGATGTCCTGCCTGCTCATCACGGGTCCTTTCCGCACCACTGCTTTAGAACCACCTCGCCATGGCCGACGATACGCGAAATCGTCGCACGGCCCAATACGCCCATACAATTGAAGCGATTAACACAATCCCGATTTAAGCTGGCATCACTATAGGAGGCTTTTTGCCTTGCCTCGTTTTAGTATGATTTTATGCCAAACGGTTCCCATCCCGATCCCCGGCTTGCCGAAGGACTCGATCCAGAACTTGTCGCCTTTGTCGACGACATAACGGCCGCCTATGCCCGGTTTCCGTCGTTTCACGCGCTCGATATCGAAACCCGGCGTAGGGTGGCCGAAGCGGTGCGAGCGCCTTGGGCCAGGGGTGGCCCGGTCCTCTACCGCTCGGTCAACCGGGTCATCAGCCACATGCGGGCCCGCATCCACATGCCGGCCCCCGGCCCCCTTCCGGCGCTGATCTATCTCCATGGCGGGGGCTGGACCTTTTTCAGCCTCGACACCCACGACCGCCTGATGCGCGAATACGCCGCGCGCGCCGGCATCGCGGTGATCGGACTGGAATATCCGCTGGCGCCGGAAACGAAATTTCCCAACCAGCTCACCCTTCTGGCCGATCTCGTGCGCCTTCTGGCCAATCGCGGCGAGGACTGGGGCATCGATCCTTCAAGACTGGCCATCGGCGGGGATTCGGCGGGCGCCAATCTCGCCCTTGCCACCGCGCTCACCCTGCGTGAAAGCGACTATGGCGATGCGCTGTGCGGCCTGCTGCTCAATTACGGCGCCTTCGATGCGCGTATGGATAGCGAAAGCCACCGCCTGTTTGGCGATGGCCGCTATCTTCTGGGCGCCCAGGAAATGGAAGTCCTGTGGTCCAACTACACCCGCGACCCGTCCCAGCGCACCGACCCTTTCGTCAGTCCCATCCTCGCAGACCTTAAGGGCCTGCCCCCAAGTTTCATGACCATCGCCGACCTCGACATCCTCCGCGACGAAAACCTGACGCTCAAATCCGCGCTGGAGGCGGCAAATGTCCCCGTTTCCGGCGGCCTCTACCCCGGCTCGATCCACGCCTTTCTCGAAGCGGTGTCGGTTTCGGCGCTTGCGGACAAAGCGCTGGACGATGGCGCGGCCTGG carries:
- a CDS encoding Crp/Fnr family transcriptional regulator — translated: MSRQDIHNSQTPVLCRNCEVRHRGLCGVLEPDQLLELSKHTRMVRQEAGSELIADDADVTTYANVMTGVVKLTKMLEDGRQQVVGLQFAPDFLGRLYGRQSRLTAEAASDVELCRIPKVALEAIMAANPALEHRLHEQTLRELDEARDWMVTLGRKTAEEKVASFLFLIATHIDPVAQIQRELGERGDAEFDLPLSRADIADFLGLTIETVSRQLTKLRKAGVIAVENNRRFVIPDIERLETYCG
- a CDS encoding alpha/beta hydrolase fold domain-containing protein, with protein sequence MPNGSHPDPRLAEGLDPELVAFVDDITAAYARFPSFHALDIETRRRVAEAVRAPWARGGPVLYRSVNRVISHMRARIHMPAPGPLPALIYLHGGGWTFFSLDTHDRLMREYAARAGIAVIGLEYPLAPETKFPNQLTLLADLVRLLANRGEDWGIDPSRLAIGGDSAGANLALATALTLRESDYGDALCGLLLNYGAFDARMDSESHRLFGDGRYLLGAQEMEVLWSNYTRDPSQRTDPFVSPILADLKGLPPSFMTIADLDILRDENLTLKSALEAANVPVSGGLYPGSIHAFLEAVSVSALADKALDDGAAWLRERLGISS